The stretch of DNA GATGAACGTAGAAACCATCATCCTGGATGAATTTGACCAATTGCTTGATGATTCTCAAATTCATTTTGTTGAGAAAATCACTCACTACGCACCGCGTGACCACCAACTCATCTACATGAGTGCGACGACCAAGTTTGACCAAGAAAAGATTGCGCCTAACACACGTACCATTGATCTTTCTGACCAAAAATTGGACAACATCCAACATTTCTATATGCAGGTAGATCAACGTCACCGAGTGGATATGCTACGAAAACTGGCTCATGTTGAGGATTTCCGTGGTCTGGTCTTCTTTAACAGCCTATCAGACCTTGGAAGTGCAGAAGAAAAATTACAGTATCGTGATATCTTGGCTGTTTCCCTCGCTAGTGATGTTAATGTCAAATTTAGAAAAGTCATCTTAGAAAAATTTAAAGATAAGCAACTAACCCTACTCCTTGCAACTGACCTTTTGGCTCGTGGAATTGATATCGATAGCCTAGAATGCGTCGTAAACTTTGATGTTCCTAGAGATATTGAAACCTACACTCACCGTGCTGGACGTACTGGCCGTATGGGTAAAGACGGCTATGTTATCACTCTCGTCACTCATCCAGAAGAAATCAAAAAACTTAAGAAGTTTGCAAGTGTACGAGAAATTGTCCTAAAAAATCAAGAACTCTATGTAAAATAAAGCCCTCATTGAGGCTGGGCAAAAAGTCTTTAAAATCAAAAACGCATAATATCAGGTATTGAACCTTGATATTATGCGTTTTATTGTGGGAAATTTTACTTCATTTTCTCCTAAAATTGAGTTTTTATCTAGCCTCTTTTTTGTAAAACTACATAAGATTCGTAGTAAAAAAACTCTCCAACTATTTTATTATACCATATAAATTAATAAATAAATAGACTTGTTTTTTTATTTTTTTGACGTATACTAATAATAGAAAACGCTTAAAATTAAATAAAAGGAGATTTTATGAGGAAAGTAAATAAGGACATTTTATTCTTAACCGGAATCATAGTTTTATGTTTTGGTTTTTTATTATTTCACATCAACCCCTATTATGCTGGACCCGATGAGACACTGAAAGGAAGAATAAATTTATTCTTTTGGCAGCTATATTGGAGACCTATAGGAACTCTCAGTATCCTTTCGGGTTGCATTATGACTTTCAAAGGATTGAAAAAATAATCTTTTGATCATGAAGAATAGACATTTTTTTATGATTAAATTGAAATTATTGTTTTTCTCTGTTCTATCAAATCTATTTTTCTTAGTCACAACATCTACGGTTTTTGCTGATGTCTATCCTTGCACAAATTATGAAATTGTATCTAATCGTGTTGTAAAAGATATCAACACAGGAGAGTTATTGTCATTTTATACGACTGAACTTAGAGACGCCTATTTAGAGTCTAAATCTACGTATCAGACTCGTTCTAATGCAACTGGTGTTGCAGACTATAGAACTAGCTCCTCTCACTCTTATAAGAGCAGCGCTACATCAGGATCTCTAAGTTCAACTGCTTATGGTGGAAAAGCTGGAGCTACCCTAACTTTAAGTGCAGCTGTTAGCTTTTCTGCTCCTGAGTCTGGATTTTGACTTAGTTTAAATCACTCAGTATCCCATAACGTACCACCCTACACTTATGGTTACATCAGGCTAAAAGCATCTTACATAGTAAATGTTCGTAAACTAGAAGTTAGATACTTAGGAACTAACAAATGGGTTCCAGCTGGTGAAACCTCTACTATATCGAATGTTAGTGTTTGGAGCGAACTAGTCACTTGAAAATAACTTATTAGATGGATCTGGACTTTATCAGGTCTATCTTTTTATTTTTTTAAAAAAAGAACCTTGCAAAGCAAGATTCTTTTAGTGTCTGACTTAAATAATTGTTCTTCTGGGAACTAAATCGAATTAAGCTTCGATTTCTGTAACCATACCTGAACCAACAGTACGTCCACCCTCACGGATAGAGAATGTAGTACCTTGTTCTACGGCGATTGGGTGGATCAACTCAACGTCGATTGTCACGTTATCACCAGGCATTACCATTTCAGTACCTGCTGGAAGTTCGATTGAACCTGTAACGTCAGTAGTACGGAAGTAGAATTGTGGACGGTAGTTGTTGAAGAATGGAGTGTGACGTCCACCTTCTTCTTTAGTAAGGATGTAGACTTCACCTTTGAATTTAGTGTGTGGGTTGATTGAACCTGGTTTAGCGATAACTTGTCCACGTTCGATTTCATCACGTTGAACACCACGAAGAAGGACACCTACGTTATCTCCGGCAAGACCTTCGTCAAGTTGTTTACGGAACATTTCAACACCAGTAACAACTGCTTTTTGAGTTTCTTCTTTGATACCAACGATTTCGATTTCGTCGTTGACTTTAACGATACCACGGTCGATACGTCCTGAAGCAACTGTACCACGTCCAGTGATTGAGAATACATCTTCGACTGGAAGAAGCAATGGTTTGTCAGTGTCACGTTCTGGTTCTGGGATGTACTCATCAACTGTGTTCATCAATTCCATAACGATGTCTTCGTATTTAGTGTCACCTTCAAGAGCTTTAAGAGCTGAACCTTGGATAACTGGAAGATCGTCACCTGGGAAGTCGTATTCTGACAATAGGTCACGGATTTCCATTTCAACCAATTCAAGCAATTCTTCGTCGTCAACCAAGTCAACTTTGTTCATGAAGACGATAAGGTGTTTAACACCAACCTGACGTGAAAGAAGGATGTGCTCACGAGTTTGTGGCATTGGTCCGTCAGTTGAAGCTACTACAAGGATAGCTCCGTCCATTTGAGCGGCACCAGTGATCATGTTTTTAACGTAGTCCGCGTGTCCTGGAGCGTCGATGTGAGCGTAGTGACGTTTTTCAGTTTCGTACTCAACGTGCGCAGTGTTGATAGTGATACCGCGTTCGCGTTCTTCTGGAGCAGCATCGATAGACGCATAGTCTTTAGGTTGGTTAACTGATGAAGGCAAGCGACGTGCCAAAACAGTTGTGATAGCTGCAGTTAGGGTAGTTTTACCGTGGTCAACGTGTCCGATAGTACCAATGTTAACGTGTGGTTTACTACGATCGTATTTTTCTTTTGCCATTTGAGTAAAAGCCTCCAATAAAATATATTTTATAGATAGACAGTAGGCAATACAGTCTAACTTTCCTTACTATTTTATCAAATTTCAGCTAAATTGCAAGTGTTTTACAAAGTTTTTGTGAATTATTCTTAATCTGCTAATCTAAACGGTATTTCTACTCCCATCACTTCTTTAATGAAAAAGAAAAATCAGGAATATCCTGACTTTTACTTAGCTAATTGTCTTTCTCGTTCTTTCATTATTTTATGATTTTCATACAAACGTGATAAAAACTTAGAAATTTCTTTTAAGATAGAATAGGTTGGTACTGCAACAATCATACCAATGACACCATAGATATTACTTGATAACAAAAGTAATACTAAAATCGTAATTGGATGGACTTTCATCACTCCACCAACGATTCGAGGGTAGAGGATATTTCCATCCACTTGTTGAATAATCAGCATATAAATAACTGCAATCAGCATTCTATGGGGATCAGTAAAGACATTTGCGATAATCATCGGAATCAGACCAATACTTGGGCCTACATAAGGAATGAGATTGGCTAATCCTGAAAAGATAGCGAAGACCAAAGCGTATTTCAAACCGATTACGCTATATCCGATAAAAGCCAAACAACCAATAATAATCGCATCAATGGCAACTCCACTAATATATCGAGCGATTGTAGCATTCAAATTTTTTAAAAGACCTGTAATATGCAACTTATCTCGCTTTAAAACAGTACGCTCAAGCATCGGCAAGAATTTGTGGCCATCTAACAAAAAATAAATTAAAAATACAGGTGTCATGATAATAATCAAAACAGTACTAAAGAGCGCAGATAAGACACTTCCAACACTATTCGTTACACTATTTAGGATATTCTGTAGAATATCTACATAAGAGAGATTTAACTGTTGAATAGTCGCTTGAATATCTAAATTTTGAAAGGCTGGATAAGTGGATAAATCGATAATCAAATCTTGCAGACGACTGTAGATTGTCTGACTTGTAGCAATCAAACTTGTCAGCTGATTAATCAAAATCGGTAAAAGATAAACGACCCCAATAACTATACCCCAGACCAAGGCACACAAGGTTAGTAGAATACCAATGATACGGTTAATTTTGAAATACTTTTGTAAAAAATTTACAATAGGATTGGTCAAGTAATATAAAAAACCACCTAAAAGAAAGGGAATCATTATAGTGTTTGCGACGCTTACAAAAGGTGTAATAATCGCTCCCATCTCTCTCCATAAATAAAAGATAATGGTTAATAGTAAAATCTCACTGGTCCAAAAAAATAATTTATTCTTACGAAACATGAGGTACCTCCATTCATCTATTTTACCACACTTTCAAAAAAGCTTCTTTCTTATATCATGAAACTGGGAATATTTTTTTCTTTATGATAGAATAAACTTACTATGAAAAAAATAATTTTAACTCTTTTAAGCCTTTCCGTTATTGGCTCAGCATCTACTGTTGCTGCTCAAGATTTTAATATTGCTGCTAAACATGCAATTGCCGTTGAGGCAAATACTGGTAAAATTCTCTATGAGAAAGATGCAACCCAGCCAGTTGAAATTGCTTCAATCACAAAGTTAATTACTGTTTATCTTGTCTATGAAGCCTTGGAAAACGGCAGTATTACACTATCAACTCCGGTAGATATCTCTGATTATCCATACAAATTAACGACAAATTCTGAAGCAAGTAACGTTCCTATGGAAGCTCGTAATTATACCGTTGAACAGCTACTTGAAGCAACACTGGTATCTAGTGCCAACAGTGCAGCTATCGCCCTAGCTGAGAAAATTGCTGGCTCAGAAAAAGATTTCGTCGATATGATGCGGGCAAAACTCTTGGAATGGGGAATTCAGGATGCCACTGTTGTTAATACAACAGGTCTTAACAATGAGACTCTAGGGGATAACATTTACCCGGGCTCTAAAAAAGATGATGAAAATAAGCTCAGTGCTTATGATGTCGCTATCGTTGCTCGCAACCTCATCAAAAAATACCCACAAGTCTTAGAAATCACTAAAAAACCTTCATCTACTTTTGCTGGGATGACAATCACTTCTACCAACTACATGTTAGAAGGCATGCCTGCTTATCGCGGTGGTTTTGATGGCCTTAAGACAGGAACAACAGACAAAGCTGGAGAATCTTTTGTTGGTACTACTGTCGAAAAAGGGATGAGGGTTATCACAGTTGTTTTGAATGCAGATCATCAAGACAATAATCCTTACGCTCGCTTCACAGCTACATCTTCACTAATGGATTATATCTCTTCTACATTCACACTTCGTAAAATCGTTCAGAAAGGTGATGCTTATCAAGATAGCAAAGCCCCTGTACAAGATGGAAAAGAAGATACTGTCACTGCTGTTGCCAAAGATGATATCACTCTAATTGAACGTGTTGGGAGTCAAGCTTCCCAATCTATTCAATTCACACCTGATTCTAAGGCAATTCCAGCACCACTTGAAGCCGGAACAGTGGTTGGACATTTGACTTATGAAGACTCAGACTTGATTGGTCAAGGTTACATTACCACAGAGCGTCCTAGTTTTGAAATGGTAGCAGAAAAGAAAGTTGAAAAAGCCTTCTTCTTAAAAGTTTGGTGGAATCAGTTTATCCGCTTCATCAACGAAAAATTATAAAAAAATCGCGATTTTAAACCGCGATTTTTTTATTACAAGTTCATCTTCAAAATCCTTGATTTTGAGTAAATTTAATACTCAATAAAAATCAAAGAACAAACTAGGAAGCTAGCCGCAGGTTGCTCAAAGCACCGCTTTGAGGTTGTAGATAAAGCTGACGTGGTTTGAAGAGATTTTCGAAGAGTATAAAAACAAATTTTACCCAACTGATCCTTCCATTTCATAGCTGATCAAGCGGTTCAGCTCAACAGCATATTCCATTGGAAGCTCTTTTGTAAATGGTTCTACAAATCCCATAACAATCATCTCAGTTGCTTCAGATTCTGACAATCCACGGCACATGAGGTAATAGAGTTGCTCTTCTGAAATCTTAGATACCTTAGCTTCGTGTTCCAAAGCGACTTGTGAGTTGTGAATTTCATTAAACGGAATAGTATCTGATGCTGATAAGTCATCCATGATAATGGTATCACACTCGATGTGAGAAACAGACTTCTTAGAGTTTTTGTTAAAGGTTACCTGTCCACGGTAGTCAACCTTTCCTCCGCCTTTAGCGATGGATTTAGACACAATAGACGAGCTGGTATGTGGAGCATTGTGGATCATCTTAGCACCCGTATCTTGGTGTTGCCCTGCATTGGCAAAAGCGATAGAGAGCATGGTACCACGCGCCCCTTCTCCATCAAGGTAAACAGATGGGTATTTCATGGTTGTTTTTGCACCCAAGTTTCCATCAATCCACTCAACAGTGGCATCCTTTTGAGCTTTAGCACGTTTCGTTACCAAGTTATAGACGTTATCAGACCAGTTTTGGATAGTCGTATAACGCATATAAGCTCCATCCAAGGCAAAGATTTCTACAATGGCAGCATGCAAGCTGTTACTTGAATAAGTTGGCGCTGTACATCCTTCTACATAATGGACACTTGCTCCTTCATCAACGATAATCAAGGTACGTTCAAACTGACCAGTATTTTCGTTGTTGATACGGAAGTAAGTTTGAAGAGGAATATCTACCTTGACCCCTTTTGGTACGTAGATAAAGGTTCCACCTGACCACACTGCCGAGTTAAGAGCTGCCAACTTGTTATCAGTCGGTGGTACCAACTTGGCAAAGTATTGCTTAAACAAGTCTGGGTATTCCTTGAGGGCAGAATCCGTATCTGTAAAGATAATCCCCAATTTCTGGAACTCTTCCTTCATGTTATGGTAAACCACTTCTGACTCATACTGGGCAGAGGCACCTGCTAGATAAGCACGTTCAGCTTCTGGAATACCGATACGTTCAAAGGTTTCTTTGATTTTTTCAGGAACTTCATCCCATGAACGAGCTGGTTTGTCAGATGGTTTTTGGTAGTAGATCAAGTCATCAAAATCAATCTCTGACAAGTCTGCTCCCCAAGTTTGCATGGGCATTTTCTTGAAGGTTTCATAAGACTTCAAACGGAATTCTAGCATCCACTCAGGTTCTCCCTTAGCAGCTGATAGTTCACGAATGACATCTTCATTCAATCCTTTTCCTGTCGATAGGACAGGCTCTACATCATCATGGAAACCAAATTTATATTCACCAAGGTCAATTGGTTTTGGTTCTACTCTTTCTTCAGCCATAATATCCTTTCTTTCATTCTTCATTTCTACTGATTCATAAGACAAAAGAAACTTGTCTTACTGATTTTCTTGATTTTCAATTGTTTTCTTCAGGGCGTTCCAAGCTAGGGTTGCACACTTGATACGTTGAGGAAATTTGGCAACACCTGATAAGAAGGCTGCGTCTCCAAGACTATCTTGTCTGTCATCTTTTTGGCCTTGAACCATTTCAGAAAAAATAGTCGCAAGCTCTAAAATTTCTTGTTTGGTTTTTCCTAAAACTGCATCTGTCATCATGCTTGCAGAGGCAGTCGAGATGGTACAACCTGAGTTTAGAAAAGCAATATCTTCCAAACGGCCCTCTGCATCAAACTTGACTGAGAGGTTGATGACATCTCCACAGGTCGGATTGTTGAGACTGATTTGCTCAGCATCTTCCAACTTCCCTTGGTGATGTGGATTTTTCGAATGGTCTGCTACCACTGCCATATAAAGGCTATCTAGTTTAGAAAGTGCCATTGAAAAACTCCTTTGTCTTTTGTAAGGCATCGACTAGCTTGTCGCAATCTGCCTTGGTATTGTAAATATAAAAACTTGCGCGAGCTGTTGCTGGGACATCCAAATACTGGAGCAAAGGTTGCGCACAATGGTGACCCGCACGAACTGCCACTCCTTCATAATCCAGAGCAGTCGCAAGGTCGTGAGGATGAAGGTCACCTAGGTTAAAGGCAATAACACCTGAACGATGAGCCAAGTCCTGCGAACCGTAAATAGTCAATCCTTCAATCGCCTGCAGTTTTGGATAGACGTATGCAATCAGTTCCTGTTCATGGGCTTCAATCGCATCCATACCAATCTTTTCAAGATAATCCACTGCTGCTGCCAGTCCGATAGCACCTGCCATATTTGGTGTTCCAGCCTCAAATTTCCAAGGCAATTCCTTCCAACTAGCAGATTGCTCATAGACAAAATCAATCATCTCACCACCAAATTCTACTGGTGACATTTGTTCCAGATACTTTTCTTTACCATAAAGAACACCAATACCAGTTGGACCAGCCATCTTGTGACCTGAAAAGGCAAAGAAGTCCACATCCAAGTCCCGGACATCAATCTTCATATGAGGCGTAGATTGAGCACCATCCACCACCATGATGGCTCCAACTTGATGGGCTAATTGGGTGATTTCTTTGATCGGATTGACTACACCAAGAACATTTGAGGCGTGAGCAAGGGAGACAAACTTGACTTTATCAGTCAATTTAGTTCGAAAATCATCCATATCCAGAGCTCCATTATTGAGATAGACATAAACAAGTTCTGCCCCAGTTTTACGGCAGGCTTCCTGCCAAGGAATGATGTTGGAATGGTGTTCCATGACAGAAATCAAAACCTGGTCTCCCTCAGTCAAGGCTTCCTCTGCAAAGCGCGCTACCCAGTTCAGACTGGTTGTCGTTCCTCTAGTAAAGAGAACTTCCTTTGTAGACCTTGCATTGATAAACTTACGAATGGTTTCACGAGCCGCCTCATAAGAAGCTGTTGCTCGCTCAGCCAAGGTATGGACCCCACGATGAACATTGGCATTGTCGTTCTCATAGTAGCGGTTAATCGTCTCCAGAACTGCCAGTGGTTTTTGTGTCGTCGCAGCATTGTCCAAATAGACTAATGGTTCATCATTAACAATCTGGTCTAAAATTGGAAAATCCTTGCGAATCACTTCTACATCTAACATAGGCTACCCCTTAGCGTTTTGACAATTTTTCTTCGATAGTTGCAATCATTTCATCACGAACTTCTTTGACTGGTATCTCAACAATAACAGATCCAAGGAAACCGCGGACAACCAAACGTTCTGCAGTTGACTTATCCAAGCCACGGCTCATGAGGTAATACATATCTTCTGGATCTACCTGACCGATAGAAGCCGCGTGTCCTGCAGTTACGTCATTTTCATCAATCAAAAGAATTGGATTGGCATCTGAACGCGCTTGGTCTGAAAGCATGAGAACACGGCTCTCTTGTTGCGCATCTGCTCCCTTGGCACCCTTGATAATGTGGCCAATACCATTGAAAGTTAAAGTTGCTTTTTCAAGAATAACCCCATGTTGAAGGATATTTCCGATTGAGTTGCAACCATAGTTAGTTACTCGGGTATCAATCCCTTGTACCTGACGGCCACTTGAAAGAGCTACGACTTTAAGGTCCGCATGGCTACCGTTACCAATCAAGTCACTATCAAAATCAGCAACTACATTCCCTTCGTTCATGACACCGATTGCCCAGTCAATGCTTGCATCGTTGCCTAATTTACCACGACGGCTAATGTAAGCAGTGACGTTTTCACCTAGACGGTCGATAGCAGCAAACTTCACTTGAGCTCCAGAACGTGCAATTACTTCTACTGTGATATTAGCAGTTGCTTTGGCACTTCCTTCACCGCGTGACTCTAAACGTTCCAGATAACTAATCTTAGAATTTTTACCAGCGATAATCATAATATGCTTGTTAAACGGCACATCGTTATCGCTGTCTTGATAGAAAATTCCTTCGATTGGTTCCTTAATTTCAACATTATCAGGAATGTAGAGAACAGCACCACTGTTGAAATAAGCTGTATGGTAGGCTGCCAACTTGTCATCGTCATACTTAACAGATGACATGAATAATTCCTCAATAAGCTCTGGAATTTCTTCTAAAGCTGAGTGGAAGTCTGTAAAGACGACACCCTGTTCAGCCAACTCAACTGGAATTTGCTCAAAAACAGTTTGAGTTCCAACTTGCACCAACTTTAAATGATTATCTAAAGCTGTGAAGTCAGGAACATTTGCTGATGGCTCACTTTCTGTAATCGTTCCATCACCCAGATTCCAACGGTGGAATTTGACACGCTCAATAACTGGTAATTCCAAAGTCTCAATCTTGTCAAAAGCTTTTTGACGGAGGTCAGCCAACCAGCTTGGTTCAGCATGCATTTCTGAAAAAAGTTTAATATTTTCTTTAGTCATTTACTTCTCCTAAAAGATACGAGGGAATTACAATTCTTCCTTGTAGTCGTAGCCAAGTTCTTCAGCTAGTTTTGCGTATCCTTCACGTTCCAAACGCGCAGCCAATTCTGGGCCACCAGAAAGAACAACACGACCTTCCATCATAACGTGTACCACATCTGGTGTGATATAGTTCAAAAGACGTTGGTAGTGAGTGATAATCATAGCACCAAATCCTTCACCACGCATAGCATTAACACCTTTAGAAACAACTTTAAGGGCATCAATATCAAGACCAGAGTCAATCTCGTCCAAAAGGGCAAAAGTTGGTTCCAACATCAAAAGTTGAAGAATCTCATTGCGTTTTTTCTCACCACCAGAGAAACCTTCGTTGAGGTAACGCTCAGCCATTTCTTCTTTCATGTTGAGTAATTCCATCTTCTCATCCAATTTAGTGATAAACTCACGAACTGAAATTTTTTCATCATCTTCTTTACCAGCATTCATGGCTGCACGAAGAAACTCAGCGTTAGTAATACCAGGAATTTCTGATGGGTATTGCATAGCAAGGAAAAGTCCCATACGCGCACGCTCGTCCACTTCCAACTCAAGGATGTTTACGCCATCAAACAAGACTTCACCTTTGGTAACTTCATAGTTTGGATTTCCCATGATAGCGGCAGAAAGAGTCGATTTACCAGTACCATTTGGTCCCATGATAGCGGCGATTTCTCCTGTTTTCAGGGTCAGATTAACCCCTTTTAAAATTTCTTTTCCTTCAATCTCAACGTGAAGATCTTTGATCTCTAATACTGACATGATAGTTCCTTTCTTTTTCAAAACCTTTACAGTTCTTACTGGAAACATACTTGATTTCCCTAGAAAATACGGTAAAAGGTCAATAAATATACTTTTATAGTATAACAAAAAAAAGCCTAAAAGGCTTTGATTTTGTCTAGAAGCTGAGGACTAGTCTTTTCCTTTTAAATGCTGGTCAATGACGTCTACAATCTTACCCATCAAGTAACTAACTCGGAAATTTCTAAAGAGCAAAATGGCCCAAAAGGCTGCCATAATATAACGACCAGTCATCCAAGCTTCATTGAAAAAATAGGTCTCAGCAGCTGTAAACAGCGCTATGATAATAAATTGTTGTCTATTCATAAACTTATTGTATCATGAAATCTTTCTTTAGTCTTCCTCTACCTTCACTTTATCAGCTAAAAATTCAAATCCTTCTGGAATCAGGCTTTCTTCTGCTTCTTTTTCAGTTTGAGAAGATTTGGCTTTGGCTGAAAAGGCTGCGCGAACTTCTTTCCATTCCTCCATGGAAATGGCTAAAATTTCGGGTGAAAAACCTGCTGCCTGACTGAGGATGTTACCAAACATTGTGTTGAGATTGTCTCGTTTCATGGTTTGACCAGCATTGAAGTTAGATTCAAAGGCAAGAATAGCATGGTGTTCATTGGCCGCAACCGGTTGAGAACCAACTAGCAGAGCCTTATCAGGACCTCCAAGACTTTCAATTACCTCTCCCCAGGCATTCTGCAAGCGAATCAGATTCTGACGTGCTAAATCAGGATTTTCAACGGCCTCTTGTAGGATTGATTGAACTTTATTGCGATCCACACGATAGATTGTCTTGCCCGCTGCTGGGCGACTTGGAGCTGGACTGGTTGGCTTGGGTACAGTTCCCACATTTGCGAGTTCTTGTTTGAGACGGGCAACTTCCTGTCTCAGCGAATCAATTTCATGTTCAACTGCCCCAGAAAGAGCTGCTTCAGGCTTAATCTCCGCCAAACGGATGGTCATCATCTCAGCATAAATCTTGGGCTGCAAACTAGACTTAATATCCCCTAAACTCACTGTCGCCAAGCGAATCATTTCAAACAAATTTTCTTGAGGAAATGACAAATTCTCTACAAAGACTGGACTATGATGAGTGTTTTCTCCACCTGTTTGGACAATTAACAAGTCTCTTAAATAGTGCAAAAGATCCGTCACAAAACGAGTCATACTCTTACCATTGTCAAAAAGAAGATTCAAGCAAGACAAAGCCTTGGGAACATCCTGTTGAGATAAGGCAGCCACATAATTATCCAAGGCTGATAGACTAATGGTACCAGTAATTTCTTCAGAGATGGCAGTC from Streptococcus mitis encodes:
- the tuf gene encoding elongation factor Tu, which encodes MAKEKYDRSKPHVNIGTIGHVDHGKTTLTAAITTVLARRLPSSVNQPKDYASIDAAPEERERGITINTAHVEYETEKRHYAHIDAPGHADYVKNMITGAAQMDGAILVVASTDGPMPQTREHILLSRQVGVKHLIVFMNKVDLVDDEELLELVEMEIRDLLSEYDFPGDDLPVIQGSALKALEGDTKYEDIVMELMNTVDEYIPEPERDTDKPLLLPVEDVFSITGRGTVASGRIDRGIVKVNDEIEIVGIKEETQKAVVTGVEMFRKQLDEGLAGDNVGVLLRGVQRDEIERGQVIAKPGSINPHTKFKGEVYILTKEEGGRHTPFFNNYRPQFYFRTTDVTGSIELPAGTEMVMPGDNVTIDVELIHPIAVEQGTTFSIREGGRTVGSGMVTEIEA
- the sufU gene encoding Fe-S cluster assembly sulfur transfer protein SufU; the protein is MALSKLDSLYMAVVADHSKNPHHQGKLEDAEQISLNNPTCGDVINLSVKFDAEGRLEDIAFLNSGCTISTASASMMTDAVLGKTKQEILELATIFSEMVQGQKDDRQDSLGDAAFLSGVAKFPQRIKCATLAWNALKKTIENQENQ
- the sufB gene encoding Fe-S cluster assembly protein SufB; amino-acid sequence: MAEERVEPKPIDLGEYKFGFHDDVEPVLSTGKGLNEDVIRELSAAKGEPEWMLEFRLKSYETFKKMPMQTWGADLSEIDFDDLIYYQKPSDKPARSWDEVPEKIKETFERIGIPEAERAYLAGASAQYESEVVYHNMKEEFQKLGIIFTDTDSALKEYPDLFKQYFAKLVPPTDNKLAALNSAVWSGGTFIYVPKGVKVDIPLQTYFRINNENTGQFERTLIIVDEGASVHYVEGCTAPTYSSNSLHAAIVEIFALDGAYMRYTTIQNWSDNVYNLVTKRAKAQKDATVEWIDGNLGAKTTMKYPSVYLDGEGARGTMLSIAFANAGQHQDTGAKMIHNAPHTSSSIVSKSIAKGGGKVDYRGQVTFNKNSKKSVSHIECDTIIMDDLSASDTIPFNEIHNSQVALEHEAKVSKISEEQLYYLMCRGLSESEATEMIVMGFVEPFTKELPMEYAVELNRLISYEMEGSVG
- a CDS encoding AI-2E family transporter, whose product is MFRKNKLFFWTSEILLLTIIFYLWREMGAIITPFVSVANTIMIPFLLGGFLYYLTNPIVNFLQKYFKINRIIGILLTLCALVWGIVIGVVYLLPILINQLTSLIATSQTIYSRLQDLIIDLSTYPAFQNLDIQATIQQLNLSYVDILQNILNSVTNSVGSVLSALFSTVLIIIMTPVFLIYFLLDGHKFLPMLERTVLKRDKLHITGLLKNLNATIARYISGVAIDAIIIGCLAFIGYSVIGLKYALVFAIFSGLANLIPYVGPSIGLIPMIIANVFTDPHRMLIAVIYMLIIQQVDGNILYPRIVGGVMKVHPITILVLLLLSSNIYGVIGMIVAVPTYSILKEISKFLSRLYENHKIMKERERQLAK
- a CDS encoding cysteine desulfurase is translated as MLDVEVIRKDFPILDQIVNDEPLVYLDNAATTQKPLAVLETINRYYENDNANVHRGVHTLAERATASYEAARETIRKFINARSTKEVLFTRGTTTSLNWVARFAEEALTEGDQVLISVMEHHSNIIPWQEACRKTGAELVYVYLNNGALDMDDFRTKLTDKVKFVSLAHASNVLGVVNPIKEITQLAHQVGAIMVVDGAQSTPHMKIDVRDLDVDFFAFSGHKMAGPTGIGVLYGKEKYLEQMSPVEFGGEMIDFVYEQSASWKELPWKFEAGTPNMAGAIGLAAAVDYLEKIGMDAIEAHEQELIAYVYPKLQAIEGLTIYGSQDLAHRSGVIAFNLGDLHPHDLATALDYEGVAVRAGHHCAQPLLQYLDVPATARASFYIYNTKADCDKLVDALQKTKEFFNGTF
- a CDS encoding DEAD/DEAH box helicase, which encodes MKTKLPTEWQELSDQLGFQEFTPIQTQLFGPILAGENLLGVSPTGTGKTLAYLLPSLLRLQKKKAQQLLILAPNTELAGQIFEVTKTWAEAIGLTAQLFLSGSSQKRQIERLKKGPEILIGTPGRIFELIKLKKIKMMNVETIILDEFDQLLDDSQIHFVEKITHYAPRDHQLIYMSATTKFDQEKIAPNTRTIDLSDQKLDNIQHFYMQVDQRHRVDMLRKLAHVEDFRGLVFFNSLSDLGSAEEKLQYRDILAVSLASDVNVKFRKVILEKFKDKQLTLLLATDLLARGIDIDSLECVVNFDVPRDIETYTHRAGRTGRMGKDGYVITLVTHPEEIKKLKKFASVREIVLKNQELYVK
- the sufD gene encoding Fe-S cluster assembly protein SufD codes for the protein MTKENIKLFSEMHAEPSWLADLRQKAFDKIETLELPVIERVKFHRWNLGDGTITESEPSANVPDFTALDNHLKLVQVGTQTVFEQIPVELAEQGVVFTDFHSALEEIPELIEELFMSSVKYDDDKLAAYHTAYFNSGAVLYIPDNVEIKEPIEGIFYQDSDNDVPFNKHIMIIAGKNSKISYLERLESRGEGSAKATANITVEVIARSGAQVKFAAIDRLGENVTAYISRRGKLGNDASIDWAIGVMNEGNVVADFDSDLIGNGSHADLKVVALSSGRQVQGIDTRVTNYGCNSIGNILQHGVILEKATLTFNGIGHIIKGAKGADAQQESRVLMLSDQARSDANPILLIDENDVTAGHAASIGQVDPEDMYYLMSRGLDKSTAERLVVRGFLGSVIVEIPVKEVRDEMIATIEEKLSKR
- the pbp3 gene encoding D-alanyl-D-alanine carboxypeptidase PBP3, yielding MKKIILTLLSLSVIGSASTVAAQDFNIAAKHAIAVEANTGKILYEKDATQPVEIASITKLITVYLVYEALENGSITLSTPVDISDYPYKLTTNSEASNVPMEARNYTVEQLLEATLVSSANSAAIALAEKIAGSEKDFVDMMRAKLLEWGIQDATVVNTTGLNNETLGDNIYPGSKKDDENKLSAYDVAIVARNLIKKYPQVLEITKKPSSTFAGMTITSTNYMLEGMPAYRGGFDGLKTGTTDKAGESFVGTTVEKGMRVITVVLNADHQDNNPYARFTATSSLMDYISSTFTLRKIVQKGDAYQDSKAPVQDGKEDTVTAVAKDDITLIERVGSQASQSIQFTPDSKAIPAPLEAGTVVGHLTYEDSDLIGQGYITTERPSFEMVAEKKVEKAFFLKVWWNQFIRFINEKL